A window of the Haloquadratum walsbyi C23 genome harbors these coding sequences:
- a CDS encoding 5'-deoxyadenosine deaminase, which yields MKLSGDIVQNSSRIIPDGAVVVEDTEIIAVGDREHICEQYPDHPEQHYDIIMPGMVGGHIHSVQSLGRGISDDTELIDWLYDYILPMEATLTADEMEIAAKLGYLELIETGTTTAIDHLSVAHAEQAFEAAGEMGIRGVLGKVLMDQRSPDGLIEETQDALAETEQLIQKYHRSHDDRIRYAVTPRFAVSCTEECLRRTRELADAYDGVRIHTHASENQNEIKTVEADTGHRNIHWLDEVGLTGEDVVLAHCVWTNESERELLAETGTHVTHCPSSNMKLASGIAPVVDYLDKGINIALGNDGPPCNNTLDPFTEMKQASVLQKVDNLDPTVAAMEDIFEMATINGAKAAGFDRLGELKPGWRADIIGLSTDTTRGTPLYDVLSYLVFAARGNDVKFTMVDGNILMENGTVTIADADSIRQSATEVAESLDISDARADAQDQKP from the coding sequence ATGAAATTATCTGGAGATATCGTTCAAAATTCTTCGAGAATAATACCGGATGGGGCGGTTGTCGTCGAAGATACTGAAATCATTGCAGTTGGTGATCGGGAGCATATATGTGAGCAGTATCCAGACCACCCTGAACAGCACTACGATATTATTATGCCAGGTATGGTTGGCGGTCATATTCATTCTGTCCAGAGTCTCGGTCGTGGTATCTCCGATGACACAGAGCTTATCGATTGGTTGTACGACTACATACTACCGATGGAAGCCACATTGACTGCTGATGAGATGGAAATCGCCGCTAAACTTGGCTATCTCGAATTGATTGAAACAGGAACCACAACGGCGATTGACCACCTTTCGGTCGCCCATGCTGAGCAGGCGTTTGAGGCTGCTGGCGAAATGGGAATCCGTGGCGTGCTGGGTAAGGTATTGATGGACCAGCGATCACCAGATGGACTGATTGAGGAGACACAGGATGCGCTTGCTGAAACAGAACAACTGATTCAAAAGTACCACCGAAGTCATGATGATCGTATCCGTTATGCTGTGACGCCACGGTTTGCCGTCTCCTGCACAGAAGAATGTCTTCGTCGGACGAGAGAGTTGGCAGATGCGTATGACGGTGTCCGTATTCATACCCATGCAAGCGAAAATCAAAATGAGATCAAGACCGTCGAAGCGGACACGGGGCACCGCAATATTCACTGGCTTGATGAGGTCGGGCTTACGGGTGAGGATGTTGTTCTTGCACACTGTGTCTGGACGAATGAGTCTGAGCGCGAGTTACTCGCAGAGACCGGGACCCACGTCACTCACTGCCCCTCATCGAATATGAAACTCGCAAGTGGGATCGCTCCTGTCGTCGATTATCTCGATAAGGGAATTAACATCGCGCTTGGAAACGACGGTCCGCCATGTAACAATACGCTTGACCCATTTACCGAGATGAAACAAGCAAGCGTGTTACAGAAGGTCGATAACTTAGACCCAACTGTGGCAGCGATGGAAGATATCTTTGAAATGGCGACAATTAACGGTGCAAAAGCCGCTGGATTTGACCGGCTTGGAGAGCTCAAACCAGGCTGGCGGGCTGATATCATCGGACTGTCCACGGATACCACACGAGGAACACCACTGTACGATGTTCTCTCATATCTTGTATTTGCCGCACGCGGTAATGATGTCAAATTTACGATGGTCGATGGTAACATACTGATGGAAAACGGAACGGTCACTATCGCCGACGCTGATTCGATTCGTCAATCAGCCACAGAGGTTGCCGAGTCGCTTGATATATCTGATGCACGAGCTGACGCGCAGGACCAGAAACCATGA
- a CDS encoding Zn-dependent hydrolase, giving the protein MNNELEIDRKAVQNDLERSANFGMVDTDDGIGRTVLTGTPANFAARNYFVDQLVTAGLDVSVDAVGNITGRWSPPECDDSADPVAAGSHLDSVPEGGIFDGPLGVYAALEAVRTLKRGTQTVDRPIEVVCFTGEEGTRFADGVLGSSVATGKRSVEDALSLSDGEITLEAALEDIGFRGEGRIDASKWDSWIELHIEQGMLLERAEEPVGVVSRITGTTRCHIHIEGEANHAGTTPMHDRNDALAAASELILTIESEAQDIANHESNSAVATVGSLNVEPGAINVIPGTATLDIDIRDVKHSSIDRILQTIKDTCESIRKDRGLSVSIKTPYSIPPQPMTERVRNALRDGSERLDIAPPTLSSGAGHDTMQVADVTDAGMLFARSRGGHSHSPLEHTDWLDCAFATQVLTNAVAKLAGAE; this is encoded by the coding sequence ATGAATAACGAATTAGAGATAGATCGAAAGGCCGTGCAAAATGATCTTGAACGGTCGGCTAATTTCGGGATGGTTGATACCGATGACGGTATTGGGCGCACCGTGCTCACTGGGACGCCAGCGAATTTTGCTGCTCGTAATTACTTTGTTGATCAGCTGGTTACCGCCGGACTTGATGTATCAGTCGATGCCGTTGGTAATATTACCGGGCGCTGGTCACCGCCAGAATGTGATGACTCTGCTGACCCAGTTGCCGCAGGCAGTCATCTCGACTCCGTTCCTGAGGGTGGGATATTCGACGGACCACTCGGTGTCTACGCTGCGCTGGAAGCAGTTCGCACTCTTAAACGGGGCACTCAGACGGTTGACCGCCCGATAGAGGTCGTCTGTTTCACTGGTGAGGAAGGAACACGATTCGCAGATGGAGTCCTAGGCTCCTCAGTCGCAACAGGCAAACGATCCGTTGAGGATGCACTCTCGCTCAGTGATGGTGAGATAACCCTTGAAGCGGCATTAGAAGATATTGGATTCCGCGGTGAGGGGCGAATTGACGCCAGCAAATGGGATTCATGGATTGAATTACACATCGAACAGGGGATGCTATTAGAGCGCGCCGAGGAGCCGGTCGGCGTGGTATCCCGAATTACTGGAACAACACGATGTCATATCCATATTGAGGGTGAAGCAAACCACGCCGGGACCACGCCAATGCATGACCGAAACGACGCACTCGCTGCAGCAAGCGAACTCATTCTGACGATTGAGTCTGAAGCACAAGACATCGCAAATCATGAAAGCAACTCAGCTGTTGCGACCGTCGGGTCGCTCAATGTTGAACCAGGCGCAATAAATGTCATTCCTGGGACTGCGACACTAGATATAGATATTCGAGATGTGAAACACTCCTCAATCGATCGGATACTGCAAACGATCAAGGACACTTGTGAATCAATTCGAAAAGACAGAGGTCTGTCGGTTTCAATCAAAACGCCGTATAGCATTCCTCCGCAACCGATGACAGAGCGGGTCCGCAACGCGTTACGAGATGGTTCCGAGCGATTGGATATAGCGCCACCCACACTTTCCTCGGGTGCAGGTCATGATACGATGCAAGTCGCTGATGTCACTGACGCTGGAATGCTTTTCGCTCGATCTCGTGGCGGTCATTCTCATAGTCCTCTTGAACATACGGATTGGTTAGACTGTGCCTTTGCAACGCAGGTCTTGACCAACGCAGTGGCTAAACTTGCCGGTGCAGAGTGA
- a CDS encoding DUF3830 family protein produces the protein MSEIKLTVGDESYTATLLETKAPKSVEAVLDFLPLHSELMHVRWSGIATWINIDDIELSELPRENHTVYPSIGDLLLYPGYENEQEILWSCGPTCFKSPAGELAGNHFATVNASREELKTLEERTLTDGTQDITIKMA, from the coding sequence ATGAGTGAGATCAAATTGACTGTGGGCGATGAATCATACACGGCAACATTATTGGAGACAAAAGCCCCCAAATCGGTCGAAGCTGTTCTGGACTTTCTGCCGCTTCACTCAGAACTCATGCACGTTCGATGGAGTGGTATCGCGACATGGATCAATATCGACGATATCGAGTTGTCGGAACTACCACGTGAAAACCACACCGTCTATCCCTCTATCGGTGATTTACTGCTCTATCCAGGGTATGAAAATGAACAGGAGATACTCTGGTCCTGCGGACCGACCTGTTTCAAAAGCCCTGCTGGTGAACTGGCGGGTAACCATTTTGCGACGGTGAATGCAAGCCGCGAAGAACTCAAAACGCTTGAAGAGCGTACACTTACTGACGGCACACAGGATATCACTATCAAAATGGCGTAA
- a CDS encoding dihydroorotase: protein MNVDLLVKNGTLVTTKNTIEADLLVNQGSIVGMVAHGTHVDANATVDASDRLVLPGIVDPHVHIEGPNTIDSYETGSRAAALGGVTSIITFAWQAWDELGPPWASDRTLHDAVERQFDAATSSLVDYSVHGTIGRDDPAVLDEIEDLVESGIVSFKMFTTYDFGLSNGFIERVFEEIEATDSVAVLHTEDDTICSTREATMRNTGRGEPTAYPESRPDHAEAMAADDAVRMAQAVGNKYYGIHTSCQAAVEVLAAAQTDKSQIRGETCVHYTTLDRSRYAEQGLLPMIAPPLRTPDDIEAMFKHLQSGTLDVVSTDHVAFTREDKQADNWWDSEYGANGLQRSLPVFHDEAVVQRDLSYPDLVRLMCSNPARIFGLVDKGTLEPGTDADFVLFDPDATQTIDATDNASRADFSIYEEKEVTGRVDATYLRGECIAIDGTVVGESGYGKQLNRVPPNWEK, encoded by the coding sequence ATGAACGTTGATTTACTCGTCAAAAACGGGACACTGGTAACAACTAAGAACACTATAGAAGCTGACCTTCTTGTCAATCAGGGAAGTATCGTTGGGATGGTCGCACATGGAACACATGTCGATGCTAACGCTACTGTCGACGCATCTGACCGATTGGTGCTTCCCGGGATTGTTGATCCACATGTCCATATTGAGGGTCCAAACACCATCGATTCCTATGAGACCGGAAGTCGGGCCGCAGCCCTCGGGGGCGTAACGAGCATCATCACCTTCGCCTGGCAGGCATGGGACGAACTGGGACCACCATGGGCAAGTGATCGCACACTTCACGATGCGGTTGAACGTCAGTTTGACGCCGCAACGTCCTCACTCGTCGATTACAGTGTTCACGGGACAATTGGTCGAGACGACCCAGCGGTCCTTGATGAGATTGAAGATCTTGTGGAATCTGGTATCGTCTCGTTCAAAATGTTCACAACTTACGACTTTGGACTCTCAAATGGGTTCATCGAGCGTGTCTTCGAGGAGATCGAAGCGACTGATAGTGTCGCCGTGCTTCACACTGAAGATGATACCATCTGCTCAACACGGGAAGCGACGATGCGCAACACCGGGCGTGGGGAGCCGACAGCGTACCCAGAGTCCCGACCAGACCACGCAGAAGCGATGGCTGCGGACGACGCCGTCCGAATGGCACAAGCAGTGGGTAACAAGTATTACGGCATTCATACATCTTGTCAGGCAGCCGTTGAGGTGCTCGCCGCAGCCCAAACTGATAAGTCTCAGATTCGTGGCGAAACATGCGTTCACTACACCACTCTCGATAGAAGCCGATATGCCGAACAGGGGTTATTACCAATGATTGCACCGCCGCTTCGAACACCCGATGACATCGAGGCGATGTTCAAGCATCTACAGAGTGGGACTCTTGATGTTGTTTCGACCGACCACGTCGCATTCACGCGCGAGGATAAGCAAGCGGACAACTGGTGGGACTCAGAATACGGAGCAAACGGACTTCAGCGCTCACTTCCGGTGTTCCACGACGAGGCAGTCGTCCAACGAGATCTGTCGTATCCAGATCTCGTCCGATTGATGTGTTCGAATCCAGCTCGTATCTTCGGTCTTGTTGATAAGGGGACGCTCGAGCCGGGCACTGATGCTGATTTTGTGCTTTTTGATCCAGACGCGACTCAAACAATCGATGCAACCGATAATGCTTCGCGAGCTGATTTTTCAATCTATGAAGAAAAAGAAGTAACCGGAAGGGTCGACGCGACATACCTTCGGGGTGAATGTATTGCAATTGACGGGACGGTTGTCGGTGAAAGCGGGTATGGAAAACAGCTAAATCGAGTCCCGCCCAATTGGGAGAAGTGA